The following nucleotide sequence is from Amia ocellicauda isolate fAmiCal2 chromosome 14, fAmiCal2.hap1, whole genome shotgun sequence.
agTGCGCGAGCGGGCGGCTGCTCTCTGCGCGAGCGTTCCTGGAAGTCACGTGGCtcagcgggggtgggggtgcggggtgggggggtgtagcAGGCCCTTATGCTGTTTTGCACAGTGCATACTGCACAGACGTTACCGACGAGATCGCCCAGCTGAGTAGCTGAGTAGGACTGCACTGTTCTCAAAAACGAGAGGTACCGCATTTCGTTTTAATTTGCCTAAAGCGTCTTTATGCCTTTATggaactgatttatttattgtacgTATTTACTTGCAGAAATAATGTGTATTGCGGAGGTAACAGGTTGTTTTCCCCTCGCTTGCAGCCTAAAGTATGCACAAATGTAATTTGATATTAGAATATAAAAAGCCATCTTCTTGCTTAGATGTGGTGTTATTTTACAGCATTATTGGGTCAGTAAATCAAGTGTGTATCGgcctatatgtattttaatatctaCCAGGAGCACACTCCTGGATTTGAAAGGCTGCGGTGGTTCAGTGGCATTGCATTGAAAAACTACCTGGggtattcatctatttatttgtgcATAACAGaacttatttcttatttactactactactactactactactactactactactactactactactactactactaataataataataataataataataataatccattgaCAAGTATTTCTTCTTAAACAATTCTTGACAGTTACCTTTTAATCCACGTTTTGTCGTTACCGTGTCCGTATTAAAATGCGCTGTGAATGAAACTGTTTCTCCTCCTTTCAATTACATAGCCTGTGTTACGTTCTTGTTATTTCCATAAACATTGTAATATGTAGCTCCTTCACAAGACTTTTTATAGAACCTAAATACTATTGAACTACACAAAGACTGAAGGCAGTTGTTTTGCATCTGATCTTATTTAGGAGTGTAAGAAGACCGTTCGGTTTCGATTTttaattggtgtgtgtgtgtgtgtcctatcCCCCCCAACAAGGAAATTGCGGAGCATGTTGtctaaaacaaaaggaaaaaacaaaacaaaatttaaaCATCAGTTCCTGGTtggaacacaacaaaatgttaaaaaggtCCAGCATTGTCAAATAGTTATAAAACAACACTGCCTGCCCAGGATTCACAggattttaaagcatttctCTCACAACACGCTGGTCAGACTCAGACTGCCACCTCACACAAGGGCGCCAGGGCGATGGTGCTCACTGGGACCCTGCCTAACGCCCTGTCCTCCCCCCGGCAGCGTGTGAGAGAAACCACAGACAAGGGAGAGCAAGAGATAtcacataaaaataaagatcATGAGAAAAGCATACAAGGAAACAAAGAATATTAGAAAATGTTCAAACATTACAATAAAgtgataaaaaaacaataggCCTACTGCTGATTTTCGTACTAATAATCTTATTTAGTTGAAGTTGTACCCGGAGAATAATTGGTTTTGAATTCCAGAGTGCCACAGATCCAGACTGGCATAATTCTGTCTGTGAAACCGGCCACGTATGAACGATGCTGCCCGGGACTCTCCTTTCCTGTAAACCCATTGAGGTGGGAACGGGCGTTGCTTTTTGCTGCGATCCGCACCGATAACATCACTATCCGTCTTGCCCCGCAGCCATCGCGGCAGAAATGTCCTGGAGCGACTTCTTCTACAACAACGATGCCCGGCGGGAGAAACTGGCCCGCCTCGGCCAAGAGGTCCTGGAGCTCATGAAGAACAACTTCAGAGCCACCAACATGCTGTCCAAGGCCCTGAACACCCACTGTGGCTGCAGCTTCCAGCAGATCAACCTGAACGAGAAGCACACGGTGCAGCAGAACTGCGAAGTCCTGCTGAGCGCCATTGGCAAGATCCAGGAGAAGGTCCAAGAAATCGACCGGCAGCTGAAGGACGCCCTGGAGCCCAGCTGTTACCAGCAGCTCCGCAGTCTGCAGACTCCTTCCACCGGTGACTGGAGGAAGGTCCGCAACATCTTGGCCGGGGTCATTTCCATCGCGACGGCGGCCAGCTGTGTGGCCTTGATTGGCTTAGTTAACAGTGGTCTCATTTTAAGCGGCGTGGTCTTGTGTATCGGTGGCATTGCCACGGGGGCCCTGGGGTGTCTTGTAATCGGGGTGCTGGGGCTCGCTATCGACCTGATCTTGAGTAGCTTCATCGGGGCCATGGAGAGAGACCAGCTGGAGAAAGCCATCCAGGAGCATGAGGAGGTACTGAGGGATTTCCGGCCGGCGTCCCACAAGTATTCCGAGACTATTATGCGTGTGACCGTGAAAATTGAGATGGCAAGTGAGAGCCAGCATTAGTCACTTAATATTAACATTAgtctataataataacattagtcTATCATAAATAGTAtaagtaataatcataataaatacacatcctTTAAGTCTTAAGTAGATTGTTACAAAATATGCACATAATAACTTCAATATTgtattctgtttgtgtttgttttattgtgtgatAGCATTTTACTAATTAGAAGAGTTTTTGACAGCAGTGTGCGGTGCAGATAGCAGATTTTTGTTCCCAACTAACAACAAGAGAaatttgttattgttgtgtgATTataccatttttctttttaattaaaactctGCTCCATCAAGAACCAATCGCCTGTTCGCAAAAAATTGGTCTTATTATTTGccttgcgtgtgtgtctgtgtgagtgagtgagtgagtgtgagtgtgtgtcccaAAGACGAAAGTGCACACACTTTGTAATTCACACACCTATTTATTGAATCCTAACTTGTGTGGATGTTTACCAGGCTGTTACAATACCCAGTATGCTAGGTCAAATCAAAGATGATGTATCAAGAGAACTGGCTCTTCTCAAACTCAGTTCTTCTGGGTATCAGGGCTGAATAACCGTAGTACAGTGAGATCATGAGCTTGTTCATGCAAACACAAaacttttaggcaggtgtgaaaaaatgctgtaaagtaagaatgctttcaaaaatacacgttaatagattattgtgacaggccgctgtctgtgccggcacggctgctgctgacgcccgCTGATttggtgctcatgtgccgcagctgtgttgtcgctcCCTCGCAAATaggctgcggactcacggcaatgagcaccgaggcgactgtgacATCGGCGGCAGCTGTGCCTCATTCTGGGGGAGGGAGCTAACCGATGAGATGGAGGACTGAGTCTGCAACCTCTGACTGCCCagagcaccctgtttgtgtggtCGTTTGTttggacatttattttcatgttttgcttttgtttttccccccctgattgtgtgtgtgttcccccTGAACGAGCCTGTGAAGCTCAATAAAGCCAGACACCGTCGAAGCccaagactctctctctctgtgtattgtGTCCGGCTGTCACAATTATATTtaacaattaactaaatgcaaagtgagtgaacagaagaaaaatctttgccttcaaaacagcatcagttacAGGTACAGGTacaggtacacttgcacacagtttttgaaggaactcagcaggtaggttggcccaaacatcttggaggactaatcacagttcttctgtggatttaggcagcctcagttgcttctctctcttcatgtaatcccagacagactcgatgatgttgagatcagggctctgtgggggccataccatcacttccaggactccttgttcttctttacactgaagatagttcttaatgactgtcactgtatgtttggggtcattgtcatactgcagaataaatttggggccaatcagatgcctccctgatggtattacatgatggataagtatctgcctgtacttctcagcattgaggaggccattcattctgaccaaatcccaaactccatttgcagaaatgtagccccaaacttgcaaggaacctccaccatgtttcacagttgcctgcagacactcattcatgtaccgctctccagcccttcggcaaacaaactgccttctgctacagccaaatatttcacattttgacttatcagtccagagcacctgctgccatttcctgtgttttcgtgcaaagttgagtcgcttggccttgttgccacgtcggaggtatggctttcatgaaggccacttctgatcagacttctctggacagtagatgggtgtaccagggtcccactgttttctgccaattctgagctgatggcactgctggacatcttccgattgtgaagggaagtcagcatgatgtgtctttcatctgctgcagtaagtttccttggccgaccactccGTCtgcggtcctcaatgttgcccatttctttgtgcttcttcaaaagagcttggacagcacatctggaaacccctgtctgccttgaaatgtctgcctgggagagcccttgctgatgcagtatatctaccttgtgtcttgttgctgtgctcagtcttgccatggtgtatgaccttgtcagctgagtttggctgttcctcacacagttttattcctcctacacagctgtttctgtttcagttaatgattgtgtttcaacctacatattgaattgatgatcattagcacctgtttggtataattgtttaatcatacacctgacttatgcctacaaaatccctgactttgtgcaagtgtacctagaagaattgatgctgttttgacggcaaagggtggtcacaccaaatatggatttaatgaaaaattttcttctgttcactcgctttgcatttagttaattgataaatataatatattaacatttttgaaagcattcttactttacaacattttttcacacctgcctaaaacctttgcacagtactgtacatgcaGTTGTTCAATGGGCTTGCCTTGTTCCCTACTTTGTTCCCTACCAGCAACACAGATCTGGCTTAGAATGACCTGATGAGGTTCCTACAGTGAGATTATTGAGCCCTGGAGCAGAcaaatatctttaaaaacaaaaaacatgtttcagTGCTATTTCCGAAAGCCGATTCGCGTAATGATCTCATCCCCATTATCCCCCATAAGATTTGTTTCTACTACAGTGCAGTGAAGAAAGAACAAAATATGAAGTTAGTCCGACAGTGCGGTTGGGCGATAAACAGGACAGCgtggtggggtggggtgtgAGAGGATTTCCAGGCACAGTTGTCGGTGATGATTAATATCTgtgtataaaaacacaaaataaacaacctCTCCGTGAACTGGGAGCCAGGAAGTCACGCCTGGGGACTTTCCAGGGTACTGTAAACAATGCTTGCCTCTACTGGCTCTAGCACCACCAACATGATGTGGACCTGGACAGCACCCTCAGTGACCCGTACTTTCCACCCTGCAAGTACTGAGTGTCCCACATTTCTCAAattggaggaggagaggggcaCCTAGGGGTGGTCTTATTTGGCAGATTTTCTCTCTTCCTTCTTGGCCTGTCTTGTATCGTTTTAAAAAAGATCCACTAACCTACACTAACTTTCTATTTCATTATACATTTTCCCTCTTCGGTAAATTGATTAGACCAGGGGTGGGCAAACTGCGGCCCATGTACCACATGCAGCTCCAAAATAAATTGTTTCCATTGCAgcatttatgttgatgtgtgcaGTATCTGTTTTGTGCATGTGGTATCTTTTGTGTGTGCAGTATTTCTTTTGTGcatgcagtatttttttttttgcttgaagtatCTCTTTCGTTCATGCAGTAGCTCTTTCATTTGTGCAGTATGTCTTTTGTGTGTGCGGTATCTTTTGTGCATGCAGTAGACCCTATCTCTTTTTCAAGTGTGCAAGCaccttctttttttgtgtgaatgtcTTTTCTTTTAGTTTGGCACTTCAGGGCCAACGTAAAGGACTTTTGCAGGCTAGGGTCCAACGCTCTCAGACTCGGAGGGCTCAAAACAAGGATGGTTAATGGTCCTAACTGGGTACAGATTACTGCTGCAGAAAAACATGTGAGAGCCGTATAAGGGAAAGAGCTGGGAGAGTCCAAGTTCCAAGTTCAAGTGGCGAGTTGTTATTCTTAGTTCATACAATTTATCGCTAATGGGTGTGCCCACTAACCCTGGCCCCACATCCTGTCTATCTCCTCGCCACACAAAGTTCACATCAGCTATTTTCAGTACACTCCAGTAAACTGAAAAAGGTTTGAAGACAAATTGAAACAATAGAAATCCTATAGTTAGTAAAAcaagtattatttatgtataaagTCGTATATTCCCAATATCTTCCTGGGGGCTGCTCTCATTGTAACACTGCCTTAAAATCGTCCTTAAATGTTATTCAAATATCACATTAATCATTTATATAAGATTTTTGcgcctgcacacacacagagacagagggaaaacgcaatgtaagaaaataaatgttgtgtATGCATGTCATATACATGCATCTCCGCACAGAGGCCAGAGTAAGAAAGGATGTGATATATATGCATATTTCTTTTAACAACGCAAAAGTACCAGAGTGGAGAGGACGGCTAACAATAACAACCAGTCTAGTGTATAAAGCCAGATAACGTAGTTGTGTCTCATATTGCAAAGTATTAATTTCTCCTCCAGCTGGACGAAACCACGTGACTTCTGAGAAGCGCTGCAGCCGCGCACAGCTGCGCATTCCGCCGCCAGACGGGTAAGGAAAGGCATGCGACGCGGGTccagcaactgcagctgtgcacTGAGAGTCTCCCAGTACTGTATTATATCCGCACTGAGAGTCTCCCAGTACTGTATTATATCCACACTGAGAGTCTCCCAGTACTGTATTATATCCACACTGAGAGTCTCCCAGTACTGTATTATATCCGCACTGAGAGTCTCCCAGTACTGTATTATATCCACACTGAGAGTCTCCCAGTACTGTATTATATCCACACTGAGAGTCTCCCAGTACTGTATTATATCCGCACTGAGAGTCTCCCAGTACTGTATTATATCCGCACTGAGAGTCTCCCAGTACTGTATTATATCCGCACTGAGAGTCTCCCAGTACTGTATTATATCCGCACTGAGAGTCTCCCAGTACTGTATTATATCCACGCTGAGAGTCTCCCAGTACTGTATTATATCCACACTGAGAGTCTCCCAGTACTGTATTATATCCGCACTGAGAGTCTCCCAGTACTGTATTATATCCACGCTGAGAGTCTCCCAGTACTGTATTATATCCGCACTGAGAGTCTCCCAGTACTGTATTATATCCACGCTGAGAGTCTCCCAGTACTGTATTATATCCACGCTGAGAGTCTCCCAGTACTGTATTACTCGCAGCACGCAACGAGAAGCAGGTCATGGCAAGACTGTTAAGCCAAAGCTAAAATCTCCACATCCACTATAACTGTTTTAACAACAGCACTGACATTATTCTTTAAGAGATAGAACATTAgacacaataacaataataatatggatTGAATAATAACgaataatgtaaaatgtaaactgTTTTACAAGTCCCAGTTGCTGTTCAGACAGGCAGGGCACTTCATTTGAACAGGTTCATCTCTTcatagcaaaaatacagtaaaaaccagacatctgtgtttgttttatgcaTGTGGATGGGTGTTatgaattttaataataataataccaataatTATACCACAATATGCCATATATGCAGGTTTTTTTGTGCTCTCTCCTGCAACTCTTGGAAATTTTAAACACAGATAATTTAACCAACTTTTTTTAGTGGTTACTGGGCACTAAAATGACCTTTCATTTCCCCCCCAGATCCTCCAGTTCTACTGATCCCACAGTGCAGGACACAACTGCCCCCCACACACAGGTATGTGAAGCACCGTAAAGTCAGGGTGTGCCGTGACACTGCTGGGATTGTTTTGTGGGTTGCGGTCGTGCCCAGCGCTGTGCTTTAAGTACCTGGTGTCAGCGGATTACAGCAGCACTGTGCCACAGAGCAGCAATAGCCTCTCTGTCCACATGGGATTGCTGTGCTTTTATTTAGGGACTGTGTTGTCATGCAAGCCCTGGTGTTGCTATTCGGGTTGCTCTGATTAACTTTATTGCATTTCAAGTGGAGCGAAGGAAATGTTGttgcaaaaaacacatacacacatggtCACAAACTGACACAGACATGGACCCAAACACAGACATGAAAACACTTGAACAGGGACACAGTGATATTTGTCTGCCCTACGAAGGACTCTGTTACAAATTTACGACAAGATACTAACACTGGATTTTCTCCACAGCCCAGCAGAAGCTGCAGACATGTCTTGGAGCGACATCTTCTACAACAACGTGGAGAGACGCGAGAAGCTCTGCCGTCTCAGCCAGTCGCTCCTGGAGAAGATGAAGAACAACTTCCGTGCCACCAACAAGCTCTCCACGGTCCTGAACGAGAACTTCAACTGCAAGTTCGAGACCATCACCTTGGACGAGGGCAAGACGGTGAAGGAGAACTGCAACGTCTTCCTGGAAGCAGTGAGGAAGATCCAGGCGAAGATCGAGGAGATCGACAGAAGGCTGAAGGAAAAACTGGAGCCCAGTTGTTACCAGGAGATTCTTAAACTGAGAAACCCTTCCACTGGCCACTTGAGGACCATTCAGAACGCCCTGCATGGGGTCGTTTCTCTTGCCACGGTGGCCGGCGCTGGCGTGCTGATCCATTTGATCAAAAACGGCGGAGTCTTAGCCAACATAAGCTCGCGTGTTGCTCGGGTTGCTGCAGGGTTTTTCGGCTGCCTGGCGATCAGTGCGCTGGGGTTGGGCATTGACATGCTTCTCGGGGCCATATGTGGCATGATAGAGAAGAGTAAGCTGGACGAGGCCATCCGCGAGTACGAGAGGGTGCTGGAGGATTTCGGGCCGGCATCCGACAACTACTACGACACGATCATGATGGTGACATTTAAACTCGAGGAGTGGGTTTAGCAGCTATCAACAGGAGCTCCCACTGTATTCAGTGAATGTCATgttgtatttacttttttgttgttttaaaaaagacCTACTGTGCACCCGTCTTCCTTTCCTTTGATTACCCTATCAGTGGAATGCGCTTGTCAATAAAGGTTTGTGCAagaacaggtgtgtgtcagtgtgtgtatgtggggaaGGGGTCTTGGTGATGGACTTACACGAGGGCCAATCGCGGGCAAGGGATTTGTGTCATTCTG
It contains:
- the LOC136768414 gene encoding single-pass membrane and coiled-coil domain-containing protein 3 isoform X1, coding for MSWSDFFYNNDARREKLARLGQEVLELMKNNFRATNMLSKALNTHCGCSFQQINLNEKHTVQQNCEVLLSAIGKIQEKVQEIDRQLKDALEPSCYQQLRSLQTPSTGDWRKVRNILAGVISIATAASCVALIGLVNSGLILSGVVLCIGGIATGALGCLVIGVLGLAIDLILSSFIGAMERDQLEKAIQEHEEVLRDFRPASHKYSETIMRVTVKIEMASESQH
- the LOC136768414 gene encoding single-pass membrane and coiled-coil domain-containing protein 3 isoform X2, whose amino-acid sequence is MSWSDIFYNNVERREKLCRLSQSLLEKMKNNFRATNKLSTVLNENFNCKFETITLDEGKTVKENCNVFLEAVRKIQAKIEEIDRRLKEKLEPSCYQEILKLRNPSTGHLRTIQNALHGVVSLATVAGAGVLIHLIKNGGVLANISSRVARVAAGFFGCLAISALGLGIDMLLGAICGMIEKSKLDEAIREYERVLEDFGPASDNYYDTIMMVTFKLEEWV